Proteins co-encoded in one Artemia franciscana chromosome 10, ASM3288406v1, whole genome shotgun sequence genomic window:
- the LOC136032227 gene encoding uncharacterized protein LOC136032227 — MTLGLIFCLSSMITISMYLTRWPLKWTQKYGSTFIGIASMLDAITSGCMFLSVAVFGGQCWRRDWLLYPNYNYLSWSYGFAVISFFGFALSAYLLYQEHIDVKEQKKQEKNLVMQMQTQLGPGSHAYV, encoded by the exons ATGACTTTGGGACTAATATTTTGTTTGTCCTCCATGATTACAATTTCGATGTATTTGACTCGTTGGCCCTTGAAATGGACCCAGAAATATGGATCTACGTTTATTGGAATTGCTTCTATGCTGGATGCCATTACTa GTGGCTGTATGTTTCTGTCAGTGGCTGTGTTTGGGGGTCAATGTTGGAGACGAGATTGGCTATTATATCCGAATTACAACTATCTTTCCTGGTCTTATGGTTTTGCCGTGATTTCATTTTTTGGATTTGCACTGTCTGCTTACCTCCTGTATCAG gAGCACATTGATGTGAAGGAGcagaaaaaacaggaaaagaatTTAGTAATGCAGATGCAAACTCAACTTGGACCAGGTTCACATGCTTATGTCTAA